TTTACCTTGAACAAACCATTCATACTCAAAAATCTGTACCGTGTGAGTTTCTAAAGCTGTAGTAACATAGTGAATATAAGTTTGGGCAATATAATCAGGCAGTAAATCATAAACCGTCCGATTCATAAATTTACCCAGCGATCGCAAGAAATGATCGCCTCTGGGAGCCTTAAAATCTAAAAACAGTCCTTCTCGATTAAATCGAAACATCAAATCAGGGATAGCATTTAATAAAGCTCGGTTTTTAGCTTCACTTTGACGTAAATCTTCTGCTCTTAATTCTAAGCTTTTAATTAACTGTTCTTTACTCTGAATTAAATCCCGTAACTGATCCGTCATGCTATTAAATGAATCCGCCAAAACTTTTAATTCATCCTGGCTATTAATCTCAATTTTTCGGCTCAAATCTCCGGCGGCTAATTGTTGTGTTGCTATAGTCATCTGTTGTAAGGGTTCAGTAATGGAACGACTAATAAACAACGCCAAAGACGTTCCTGCACCTGCTGCGATCAACGCAACAATAATCCCTTGAGTGCGAACTTCTTCCATTTTTTTGTATAAAGGAGCCGTTGACAACCCGACACTTACGGCTCCCAAACGTTGACGACCGACCACGACTGCACGACCCGCCAATAATTGATTGGCTTCCCATAGAAAAATCGGCTGATCACTTTGAATTAATTGTTTACCTAACGGATCGGGTTTAATTCCATAGGTCAGAACTGAATTACTATAAGCATCTGCTACAACCCGTCCGTCTTTTTCATAAACTCGACCCGCAACTAAGACATTATTTCGTCCCAATTGCTGCATAATTTCTTCTAAAAAATCCGCATCTAAATTGTAAAGCGGATCGGAAGTCGTAACAGCTAAAGTATTAAGTAAAAGTTCAGCTTGTTGTTCCAGTTCTTGGCGAAACGTTTGTTGTTGACGGTGCAGTGAAAGCCAAGTGACACCCGCCACCGCCACAATTACCAAACTGGTCATAGCTACCGAAAGTTTTGTGGCTAATGATAATCGTTTGTGTCGGAATTGGAGCATCCAACTCACCTGTTTTGAACTTGTTCATATAATTCTTGCATTCTGGCGATGTCTTTTTGGGTTGGGAAAGCATCAAACTTAGCCGTTTCCTCAAACTGTTCTAAGACAGCCTTTCCTTCAGGGGTTTGATCCATAGCTACCATAATCTGTTTAATGGCTTCCACCTGTTCAGGAGGTAAACCGGATCGAATTAAAACAACGTGTCTCGCCACTTCTTCCGTTTCCCCTAAAATCACCATCGCATTGCGACTTTGTTCGGGAATATCTAAATAACTGCGATGATCAACCGCCGCCGCATCGACTTTACCGCTAATCACCCATTGAATATTATTTTGATCATCTTGACTAAAAACATACCCCACTTCATCACTTGCGACTTCATCAGTGGTAGAGTCCTTCCCCTTGAGTTTCAAACCCTTTTCCTTGAGGTAAACAAAGGGTAAAACAAATCCAGAGGTTGAAGTGACATCATCAAAAGCCATCATTCTTCCCTTTAAGTCTTCGGGGCGTTCAATCCCTGTATCTTTTAGGGAAAAAATAATCGTGCGATAGATAGCATCTCCTCCCTTCCAACGTCGCAGAATGGCTTGAGCACCGGATTTGTTGGTCGCAATCATCGCCGGATAGGGGCTATCAAAGTAGAGATCGACTTGGCCAGACTTGAGAAATTCCGCCATTGTTCCCACATCGGGTGCGACTTTAACTTCCCCCACACCAATCCCGAATTGAGATAAGTGTGCTGCTAAATAGTCCGCTAAAGGTTGATAGCGGGTAATTTTTTTAGCGGGTTGGTTCGTTACATCCCCAATCACCAGGGTTTTTGTACCTGTAGGAGTCGCTGTTGGTGTCATCGCCGAGGGGGTCGGTGAAGTCTGAGTGCAAGCAACCGTAAGGGTTACAACACCCAGAAGTAAGAGGTTTCCCAAAATTTTATTCAACATGATCTATGACTCTCTCAAGGAGATCTACTAGGGGGAAGTTCTCTGTATTTCTTGATTTCTTGACGATTGCACCTGAGTTCACTAGACGAAATTTGACCCTGGGGTAGATGCCAAAAGCCACCAGTAGAGGCTTAGTCCTGAATTGAAATCATACAGCGATGATTTTTGTCAAGATACAGAACTCTCGAACAGAGGCTTGTCCTGAAATTGCAACTTATCCGTGATTTTAACAAACTCTGAACCCCTTGTCTGTATTAATACGGAGTCATGCAATCCGAAAATTTACAGGAGATAATCGGAATTTTGAAGATCTTTTTTAAAGATTTCGTAAAAACATCCGTATTTTCTCTGATCAAAACTTGTCTTTTTTTCCCAGCCATGTAAGAATTCCGAATATTTACCGAAAATTAATTGATCAGCAAGTCCTTGTGAATTGTCCTCGCTCAGGGTTTGAGATGCACCCTAATCTGTTGCTAGATCAGCCCTTTTTCGAGGAATAAATGAGTTTAATCTTAGAGTTAAACCCGATATAAGCAAGGATACTGAACATTAATTCTTCCCAGAATTTAATATCAGGAGACAATGGATTTATGTTAAACAATCAGGGTCAAAGCATCGGTTTTATCAAGACGCAACACTGGATCAATTTAGTTCTTCCCTCAACTTTCTTTTTCAGTTTGATGGCTACGCCTGCAATGGCTATTAAATTACAACCCTTGGGAACCTACTCAACCGGAATTTTTGATGATGGAGCTTCATTAATCTCTTCCTTTGATCCCGAATCAGCCAATTTATTTGTTATGAATCAGAGTACCGATTCTATTGACATTCTCAATATCCAAGATCCCACCAATCCTTTACTTCAGCAAAGTATTGATGTCACCCTGTTTGATCCTTCCTTTGGGACTGTTTTGAGTGTTAACCAAACCAGCTACAATAATAGAAGTTTATTTGCGGTATCCGTTAAAAATGTGGATACTCAAAGCCCTGGAAGCTTACTGTTTTTTAATCCTGATGGTAGTTTATTTAACGGAAATTTAAGCAATTCTTCCATACAGGTTGGTGCGTTACCCGATACTTTAACCTTTACTCCAGATGGGAAAAAAATATTAGTAGCAAATGAAGGAGAGGCTAACTATGAAACTAACGTCAACCCAGAAGGTTCTGTGAGTTTAATCGACTTAGAAAAACTATTTTTAGGGGAAAGTCCGACTGAGAAATTGATTGGTTTAACGGATTTTAATATTGGCGGATCAAAAAACGATAAACTTGGAGAAAATGTGCGGATTTTTGGGCCAGAGGGGATCACCGTTGCTCAGTCCCTAGAACCCGAATATATTACTGTTTCTGACGATGGAACTAAAGCTTGGGTGACCTTCCAAGAAAATAATGCTTTAGGTTTATTAGATCTAATCAGCGAAGAATTTACTGAGATTGTTGGATTAGGATTTAAAGATCACAGCCTACCCGGAAATGATTTAGATGTTAGTGATAAAGATGATGCCATTAATATCACCAACTATTCCAATCTCTATGGGATGTATCAACCTGATGAAATTAAATCCTATAGCGTGGGTGACAAAACCTATTTAGTCACAGCGAATGAAGGTTCTAGTATTGATGAAGATGGGTTTAGTGAAGAAGTCCGGGTTGCAGATTTAGTTCTTGATCCAACCGCATTTCCCAATGCAGCAGAACTACAAAAAAAGAAAAATTTAGGTCGTTTGATTGTAAGTAATCAAATGGGAGATACGGATGGGGATGGAGACTATGATGAACTTTATACTTTTGGGGGTCGTAGTTTTTCGATTTTGGATGAGAAAGGCAATTTAGTCTTTGATAGTGGCGATCAGTTTGAAAAAATCACAGCCGATTTATATCCAAAGTTTTTCAACTCTGATAACACAGAAAATAATTTTGATAGTCGCAGTGATGCCAAAGGGCCGGAACCAGAAGGGGTAACAATTGGAAAAATTAATGGTCGCACCTATGCGTTTATTGGTTTAGAACGTATCAGTGGGGTGATGATTTATGATATTACTGATCCCTTGAATCCTTTCTTTGTTAACTATTCTAATAATCGCAACTTTAATGTTGCTTTCGATGTTAATGAAGATGGAGATCCTATCCCAACCCCAGAACAATTATTAGCTGTTGGCGATCTCGGTACTGAAGGTCTATTGTTTATTTCGGCGGAAGATAGTCCCACCGGAAAACCTCTAGTTGTCACCGCCAATGAAGTCAGTGGAACGACAACAATTAATGCTGTTGTTCCTGAACCGGGAACGATTTTAGGGTTATTAACTTCGGGTGTTTTAGGGGGATTATTCCTGAAACGCAAACGTTTAGGAAATGTCGCTTAACAAGCGGTGTTTCAGAAAAGGGATAAGATCTAGCTTCGAGTAGATTTTATCCCTTTTTCAGATAAAGAGTTTCACTATATTTTATGATTTAGTTAAACAGAAGTATAATTATATTAAATATTAAAGGCTAATTAGATGCCTAGAGTCAGTGTAATTATTCCGACTTATAATTGCGATCGCTTTTTTCGGTGAAGCGTTTGTATGTTAACATCAAGGATAGGATTCTCTGTCTAAGTCTGGGCAGGGATTGTTTCTCGGTCTAACTCCCATGGGAGAGGGGGCTTTATGCAGTCAATTAGGGGTATTTTTAAAGATGGGGTAGTTCATCCCAGTGAACAAGTTTCTTATGGCGAATTTCACCCAGTTATTATAACTTTCTTGGATACACCGACAACTGCTACAACAGTAAGTGTATCATCGGATGAATCTGAATCTGGGTGGGACAGGTTGTTATCGGTTATAGAAGATTGTCAAATGGAAACGGGAATACCTGATTTAGCAGATCAACACGATCATTATTTGTATGGTACACCTAAGCACGATGATCAAGGGACATAAAGTTTTTGTCGATACATCGGCTTGGATAGCTTTGATTAATCAGAGTGATCATCTCGCGGCTCAATCTGAACAAATTCTGTTGAAACTTAAGCAACAGAAGATTACTTTAGTGACAACAGAGTTTGTTTTGTTAGAAGTGGCTGATGCTTTATGCAGTACGAATTTGCGCCAGAAAACTTATGCTTATATTAATGGGATTAAAAAGGCGACCGATGTGATTCAAGTTATCCCTTTAGATCCAAATTTGTTGGACAAGGGTTGGGCGATTTACCATCAGTATTCTGACAAAGATTGGGGGCTAACTGATTGTATTAGTTTTGTTGTGATGAGGCAAGAAGGTATTACTGATGCGTTTACATCTGATCGACATTTTGAGCAAGCTGGATTTACTAAATTAATAGTGACTTAGGGCTAATTTGGACAGCCTGTTGATCAGCTAATAGTGGCTTGATTTAGTCAGCTACATCTTCCTAAATATACTTTGGTCAGGGGGGGTTTATCTTTTGGAGCGATCGCATTTATAATAAAATTTTGAACAATTATTAGAGAATAACTGGTATCCCATAAATAATTTAAACCGGATTAATTAACAGCAATTTTAATGGCTAGAGTCAGTGTAATTATTCCGACTTATAATTGCGATCGCTTTCTTCCTGAAGCGATTGACAGTGTTTTAATGCAAACCTACCAAGATTATGAAATTATTGTTATTGATGATGGTTCAATGGATGAAACTTGTCAAGTTTTAGAACATTACTCAAATAAAATTAGATATTTTTATCAACAGAATCAAGGTTCGGCTGTCGCTCGTAATTTAGGGATTAAAAAAGCTCAGGGTGAATTTATTGCTTTTTTGGATGCGGATGATTTTTGGATTTTACCGGAAAAGTTAGCAGAACAAGTGAATTGTTTTGAGCAACAGCCTAGTTTGGGAAGTGTGCATACAGGCTGGCGAATTGTGGATGGAGGAGGTGAGAAAATTATTGATGTGGAACCTTGGCATGATGTTCCTGATCTGAATTTAGAAAGTTGGTTAATGTATAAACCTGTAAAAACCAGTGGAATCATGATTCGTCAAGGCTGGTTACAACAGGTGGGGGGGTTTGATGGGGAGTTACGACAATCCCATGATGTTGATTTAGTGTTGCGTTTGGGGTTAATGGGGTGTGAAGCGGCTTGGTGGCCGCGGGTGGCGGTAGGTTATCGCAGGTATCAGGGGAACACGACTAGAAACACTAAAACTCAAGGTGAATGTTTGGTGAAGGTGTTGGACAAGTTTTTTGCTCAATGCAATTTACCCGAACACATTCAAAAAATGGAATCTCAAGTGCGTTATCATACTTTGATATGGTTGGCTTGGTATCATTACGACAGGGGGTTATATGAGGAAATGGCTCGATTTCTGGATGGGTCTTTGGAATATACTCCTTACTACAGAGTAGAAACTATTTCAGATTGGGTAGAGCAGTTCAAAAAGTTTTCAGTTCAAAATCGCTTGAGTTTGGATATTTGTTTTTTGACGGATTTACCTGAATGGCAGGGATTAATATATGAGCCGTAATTGTATGAGCTCGTAGGCAAAATTCTCAAAATATAATCAGTTTCTAACAAATTATGGAAAAAACAACAATAGCACTTCAGCTTAAAGAGAAGATAAAAAATCATACTGCTATTGTCGCAGTGGTGGGTTTAGGATACGTTGGTTTACCTTTTGCCGTCGAAAAAGCAAAAGTCGGGTTTCGGGTGCTGGGTATAGAGCAGAACCCAGTCAGAGCCGAACAAATTAACAATGGTGAGAACTATATTAGTGATGTCAAAGATGAGGATTTAAATGAGGTTGTCAATAACGGCAAATTCCAAGCGGTTACTAATTTTGAGCGAGTTTCAGAGGCTGATGTTATCGTAATTTGTGTGCCAACACCTTTAACTAAGAACTTGACTCCCAACTTGAGTTACATCGAAAGTGTTACTGCTGAAATTGCTAATCATTTACGACCGGGACAGCTTGTCACACTAGAGTCTACAACCTATCCCGGGACTACGGATGAGGTGATGTTGCCAATTTTAGAGCAGGTGAGTGGACTTGAAGAAGGCAAGGATTTTTTTCTGGCATACTCTCCTGAAAGAGTAGATCCTGGAAACAAGCGATATACAACTCGCAATACCAATAAAGTCGTAGGAGCATCTCATCCAGTTTCTTTGGAAGTTGCAACTTTGTTTTACAGACAAACTATTCTTCATGTTGTACCTGTTAGTAGTGCTAAAGCTGCGGAATTAGTTAAGGTATTTGAAAATACTTTTAGGGCAGTTAATATTGCCTTAGTCAATGAGTTGACTATATTGTGCGATTGTATGAACCTGAATGTCTGGGAAGTCTTAGACGCCGCTAATACCAAACCTTTTGGCATCATGCCATTTTATCCAGGGCCAGGAGTAGGAGGTCATTGTATTCCTCTTGACCCCCACTATTTAGAGTGGAAAGCCAAGGAGTTTAATTTTAATACTCACTTCATTGCTTTAGCAGGAGAAGTTAATCGGAAAATGCCCCAGTTTGTCAGGGAGAAAACCTGGCGGGTTCTAAATCAAAAAGGTATTGCACCGAGTCGAGCAAACATTTTGGTGATGGGAGTCGCGTATAAAAAAGACTTGGGAGACTGGCGGGAGTCCCCATCGGTTGAGGTGATTGAATTGTTGTTAAAAGATGGGGTTGAGGTAATTTACCATGATCCTTATGTAACAAATTTGTCAGTTGGGGGTTTTGATTTGGCTTCGGTTGAATTAACAGATAGAACAATTGAGTCTGCGGATTTGGTGTTAATTAGTACAGATCATACTGAGATTGATTATGTTAATTTGATAGATAAAGCCCAAATTATTCTTGATACTCGGGGTGTGACTCGACATTTAGACTGTAATCAAGCAAAGGTGGTTTTACTGTGACTCAAGTAATAGTTGTTGGTGCGGGAAATTGGGGACGAAATTTAGTTCGCAATTTTTATGAGTTGGGAGCATTGGCTGGAGTGGTAGAAATGGATGCTAGTTTGCGAGAAAAGGTGGTTGCTAGTTATCCCGATGTATCGGTTTATCAAGATTATCAGCAAGCCTTAGCAACGGATATATCTGCATTTGTTTTTGCTACTCCGGCTCCGAGTCACTATAAACTGGCAATGATGGCTTTGGAGGCGGGTAAGGATGTGTTTGTAGAAAAGCCGATGACTTTGCGAACTGATGAAGCGCGGAGTTTGGCTGAGTTTGCAAACAGGGAATCTCGAATTTTGATGGTAGGTCATTTGTTACTGTATCAGCCTGCTATTAGTTGGATGCGGGATTATTTAGCAACAGGTAAGGCGGGAAATGTGTTTCATGTGGCGACTCAGCGGCTCAAGTTGGGTAAGGTGCGTCGGGAGGAGAATGTCTGGTGGTCTTTTGCGCCCCATGACATTTCAGTAATCTTGGAGTTATTGGGAAAACCCCAGTTACAAGGGGTGACGGCTAGTGGTCATGCCATGTTGCAACCTGGAATTGAGGATAATGTTCACGTTGATTTAGTTTTTGCGGGAGGCCAAACGGCTCATGTCCACTGTTCTTGGTATTGGCCTTTGTTAGCTAGGAATACCGTGGTGATTGGAGATAAGCAAATGTTGGTTTATGATGAGGTATTGCAAAAAATCACGATTTATGATAGGGGGGTTGATGAGGATTTCAATAATCGAGATGGCGGCAGTGAGGTGGTGGAAGTGGCGGACTCTCAGCCTTTGAGGATTGAGTGTCAGCATTTCTTAGATTGTGTGAAAACTCGTCAACGTCCCCTGTCCGATGGTTGGAATGGGGTGGCGGTAGTGGAAATTTTAGAGAAAGCTACGGAGTTATTAAATGGCTGAGTATTTTGTCCATGAATCTGCTTATGTGGACGATGGAGCAGAAATAGGAGAAGGAACTAAAATTTGGCATTTTTGTCATGTTATGGGCAAAGCCAAAATTGGTAAAAACTGTTCTTTTGGGCAGAATGTTTTGGTATCTAATAATGTAGTTATTGGGGATGGATGCAAAATTCAGAATAATGTGTCCCTTTATGAGGGTGTAGTTCTGGAAGATTATGTTTTTTGTGGCCCCAGTATGGTATTTACCAATATTAAAACGCCACGTTCTGAGTTTCCTCGCAATACCAGTAATGATTATTTAACTACTTTGATCAAACGGGGGGCGAGTATTGGGGCAAATGCCACGATTGTTTGTGGAATTACGTTGCATGAATGTGCATTTGTGGCGGCGGGGGCGGTAGTTACGAAAGATGTTCCCGCTTATGGAATGGTGGCGGGGGTACCTGCTCAACTCATGGGTTGGATGAGTGCTTACGGGGATGTGTTGGAATTTGATGCTCAGGGGTATGCGGTTGATTCCATTGGGGTGAAGTATCAGCAGATTTCTGATGTAGAAGTTAAACAAATTTAAACTAAGGAAAATAAAAAAATGAGTCAGACCAAGATTCCGGTTTTGGATTTAAAACCCCAATACGAAAGTATTAAAGAGGAAGTTCAGGTTGCTATTAATCGGGTGATTGAGTCGGGTCAATTTATTATGGGGCCTGATGTTAAAGCGTTTGAGCAAGAGGTGGCGGCTTATCTGGGGGTGAAGTATGCCATTGGGGTGAATTCGGGTACGGATGCCTTGGTGATTGGTTTACGGGCTGCGGGAATTGGGGAAGGAGATGAAGTGATTACGACTCCTTTTTCTTTTTTTGCGACGGCGGAATCGATTAGTAATTTGGGAGCAAAGGTGGTATTTGCGGATATTGATGGGAATACCTATAATATTGACCCCCAGCAGATTCGGGCTAAGATTAGTTCTCGGACTAAAGCAATCATGCCAGTACATTTATATGGACAACCGGCTGCAATGGGAGAGATTAGGTCTATTGCCCAGGAATACGGTTTGAAGGTGATAGAAGATTGTGCTCAGTCTTTTGGCGCTAAGTATGAGGGTAAGGCGGTGGGTACAATGGGTGATGTGGGTGCTTTTTCGTTTTTCCCGTCTAAGAATTTGGGGGGTTATGGTGATGGGGGAATGATTGTTACGGATGATGAGCAAATTGCGGAAGTTGCTGGGATGTTGCGGGTGCATGGAGCTAAGAAGAAGTATCATAATGAAGTGTTAGGATATAACTCTCGTTTGGATACGATTCAGGCGGCGATTCTGCGGGTGAAGTTGCAATATATTGATCAGTGGAATCAGGGACGTAGGCGGGTAGCTGAGGTTTATAATCGGTTATTGAAGGATGTGGAGGGTTTGGTGACTCCGGGTTTGGTGGAGGGTCATGTGTTTCATCAGTACACAATTAGAGTTACTGGCGGAAAGCGGGATATGGTGCAACAATATTTAACTGAGCAGGGCATTGGCACGATGATCTATTATCCCATACCCCAAGACCAGTTACCTGTTTATAAGGGTCAATATGAGGCTTGTCCAGTTAGTGATGCAGCGGCGCAGGAGGTTTTGAGTTTACCGATTTGGCCGGAGTTGAGGGAGGATGTGATTCAGAAGGTGCTTGAGGAAATAAGAGTAAAAGTTAACTGAGAATCATCTGAATTTGAGAGAGGAGGATAACTAATTTTTTCAATATGATTATCTTACTCTCTGTTCTCTAATCTTTGTGCTATAAAAAGTTAAACAAATAACGGCTTATTTGTAAAATTTATGACTAATAGCTATACATTCTAAAAACTAAACTATAGACCAATATAGCGAGTCTAAATCATTTGTATCATGGCTATGCTTACGGGGTAAAAGTTTGACCTGGGTTTGATTTGTACAACTCAAATAGACTTGCTATATAATGCTTAAATTATGGGACAAGAAAGAGATGCTGATTTTTATAACAGCGTTTATCAAAGTTCAGAAAAGTATAAGAAAAAACCTGAATTAATTGAATATTATTATGAAGTTTGGTGCGAAGGCATTAATCAAATTAAAAATTATGTATCTCAACCAAAATATTTTATGGACTTGGGTTGTGGCCCTGGTCACTTTGCTTCATTATTAGCTTCAAATTTAGATACTTTAGAAAAATATGATGGGTATGATTTTTCAGAGACCGCAATTAATATGGCTCAATCGCTTATCGGTAAAGATATTAGATTTAATTTCTATCAGCAGGATTTACGATTGTTTAATTTTCCCCCAAGCCTAAATGATAATTCAATTATAACAATGTTTGAATTTTTAGAGCATATCTCATTTGATTTAGAACTAATTAGTAAAATTCCAGTAGGTACATGGGTGGTGTTTAGTGTTCCTTCTTATGATAGTGAAGGTCACGTCAGATGGTTTGATTCTTTGCAGGAAGTTAAAAATCGCTATGAACCATTGATGAGCATTGAAAATATTTACATTTGTAACGTCAAGAAACATAGTATCTACTTATGTATTAGCCGGAAAGTTGGTGAAGGTTAAAATACATAAATTATTCCCATGAGTTGATAGAAGTTATTGAGTATCTATTCTCAAATCATTGTACAGTAAGTTTTTCAAGTAAACATACCAATTATAATCAAATTCTTTGGCAGTAAAGGTTTCATCAAAAATACAGAGTTGACTCTATGGAATACAATTCATCATCAAATTCATTCTATAGTAACAAGAAAACTGATAAAAATTTTTCCGATTAGTGAACAGCTTGACAAAAAGAGTTTTGACTTAACTGTAATATCATAATCATATTCTTACCTTGCTATTTTTTTAAATATTTAACCAGATCATCTTTTGTTTTTATATGTAAATTATTGTACTTTTCGTTGTCAAAATAGTCTCCACAATGTATTAATTTATTTATATCATTTTCATTCATAGGTTTGATTCCATATTCTTGTAGTTTGTTTTTTACATATTCTCTAAATGTATTAGGAACCATATCAATTATATTATTCTCTTCCTCTAAGTATGGTGTATAATATTTTTCAAGATATGATAAATCAATATCCTTATATTGTTCTAAAAATTCATTAGTATATCCACATTTTTGTGCTGCATATGTAGAAGACGTTGCCATTTTCAAAGGAAATTTATATAGTACAGATCCCCAACTAAGGTTGTAGTTAATTAGTTTACCTTGCATTCCTAAATTCCTAAAACACTTGAAACAATTTTCACAATAATTTTTATCATTTTCTATCTTGCGATTACAACTACAAGCTGTGCCTTTAAATGGGCTTTGGTTAATTATCTTTGTTGTGATAACTTCAGAACAGCCGCCTAAAGGATAAAAGAAATTATAACCATAGGCTTTATAAATTCTATGCCATCTAATAAAGAGAGATTCGCCTTTTCTCTTTTTATCAATTACGTCAATGAATCTATGACCTGTTCCTAGAAAAACAGACTCCATAATTCCACCTAAAGCAATGTGACCAATATTATAAAATTGAGATAACAATATTATTATTGCACTATATCCAATTCCTGAGTGAAAACCATATGAATAGTTTTTATTTTCATTGTTTAAAATATACGGCCTAATTAATTCAAAATCAGTTTTTACAATTTTTAGATTTTTGATTTTTGCTTTCTCCATAAATCTAAGTGCATTATAATTATAATTAACACAATCCTCTATACATATGTTAAAAGGAGCTTTTGATTTATTTAAAATTTGCTGAATCACTTTAACACTAGACTCTTTTGAAAAATCTCTACAGCAATATATGGGTATTGTTTGATCGGCGGGTAAACATAATAGTGATGCACAGGAATCATTACCGTTACTGAATGCCAAACCAATGTTCTGTCCACGTAATGGTTTATTTATTTTGTTATGTATATGGGATGGATATTCGTATGCGCCTATTTTTTCAAAATACCCCATGTACCACAAAAGATGAAATATTGCTAATTCTTTTACCTCATGATCTACTTCGTTTATTTGGTAACCTTCAGGTGCTTCAAAATAAAATTTATCATTGTTTAAATGAAGATATACTATGTTATCTTCTTGTGTCCAAGTTATTTTTAAGTTTTTTAAGTTCATAAATTTATTCCTTTGTCTAGTAGATAAAATGAATAATTAACATCAATCATTTTCAAATTAAGAATTAAAAACATCACAACCAGACTTTTGGAGTATCAGCCAATAATAGCCTTGATAATTTGTACTTCTTTGAACAAGTTTTATTACCTCAATATCAACTTTGTGCTTTTTCTCTATCATTTTAGCAATAACCTTCGGTTCAGCAATAGTTTGATTACTTTCCAGATAATCTCCAGTGATGGGCATAACCAAATACCTCCGAGTTATTTTATACAGTTTAGGAAAATACTCATCAAATAACTTGGGTACTAAGCCCGATGAAGGATCACAGTTAACTAAATCAAAAGATTTATCTTCTTGACTATACAGATTAATCAAATTGAAAGCATCGCCAACTATATACG
This genomic stretch from Planktothrix serta PCC 8927 harbors:
- a CDS encoding Gfo/Idh/MocA family protein gives rise to the protein MTQVIVVGAGNWGRNLVRNFYELGALAGVVEMDASLREKVVASYPDVSVYQDYQQALATDISAFVFATPAPSHYKLAMMALEAGKDVFVEKPMTLRTDEARSLAEFANRESRILMVGHLLLYQPAISWMRDYLATGKAGNVFHVATQRLKLGKVRREENVWWSFAPHDISVILELLGKPQLQGVTASGHAMLQPGIEDNVHVDLVFAGGQTAHVHCSWYWPLLARNTVVIGDKQMLVYDEVLQKITIYDRGVDEDFNNRDGGSEVVEVADSQPLRIECQHFLDCVKTRQRPLSDGWNGVAVVEILEKATELLNG
- a CDS encoding acyltransferase, with protein sequence MAEYFVHESAYVDDGAEIGEGTKIWHFCHVMGKAKIGKNCSFGQNVLVSNNVVIGDGCKIQNNVSLYEGVVLEDYVFCGPSMVFTNIKTPRSEFPRNTSNDYLTTLIKRGASIGANATIVCGITLHECAFVAAGAVVTKDVPAYGMVAGVPAQLMGWMSAYGDVLEFDAQGYAVDSIGVKYQQISDVEVKQI
- a CDS encoding DegT/DnrJ/EryC1/StrS family aminotransferase yields the protein MSQTKIPVLDLKPQYESIKEEVQVAINRVIESGQFIMGPDVKAFEQEVAAYLGVKYAIGVNSGTDALVIGLRAAGIGEGDEVITTPFSFFATAESISNLGAKVVFADIDGNTYNIDPQQIRAKISSRTKAIMPVHLYGQPAAMGEIRSIAQEYGLKVIEDCAQSFGAKYEGKAVGTMGDVGAFSFFPSKNLGGYGDGGMIVTDDEQIAEVAGMLRVHGAKKKYHNEVLGYNSRLDTIQAAILRVKLQYIDQWNQGRRRVAEVYNRLLKDVEGLVTPGLVEGHVFHQYTIRVTGGKRDMVQQYLTEQGIGTMIYYPIPQDQLPVYKGQYEACPVSDAAAQEVLSLPIWPELREDVIQKVLEEIRVKVN
- a CDS encoding class I SAM-dependent methyltransferase, which produces MGQERDADFYNSVYQSSEKYKKKPELIEYYYEVWCEGINQIKNYVSQPKYFMDLGCGPGHFASLLASNLDTLEKYDGYDFSETAINMAQSLIGKDIRFNFYQQDLRLFNFPPSLNDNSIITMFEFLEHISFDLELISKIPVGTWVVFSVPSYDSEGHVRWFDSLQEVKNRYEPLMSIENIYICNVKKHSIYLCISRKVGEG
- a CDS encoding DUF6395 domain-containing protein — protein: MNLKNLKITWTQEDNIVYLHLNNDKFYFEAPEGYQINEVDHEVKELAIFHLLWYMGYFEKIGAYEYPSHIHNKINKPLRGQNIGLAFSNGNDSCASLLCLPADQTIPIYCCRDFSKESSVKVIQQILNKSKAPFNICIEDCVNYNYNALRFMEKAKIKNLKIVKTDFELIRPYILNNENKNYSYGFHSGIGYSAIIILLSQFYNIGHIALGGIMESVFLGTGHRFIDVIDKKRKGESLFIRWHRIYKAYGYNFFYPLGGCSEVITTKIINQSPFKGTACSCNRKIENDKNYCENCFKCFRNLGMQGKLINYNLSWGSVLYKFPLKMATSSTYAAQKCGYTNEFLEQYKDIDLSYLEKYYTPYLEEENNIIDMVPNTFREYVKNKLQEYGIKPMNENDINKLIHCGDYFDNEKYNNLHIKTKDDLVKYLKK